A region from the Rosa rugosa chromosome 6, drRosRugo1.1, whole genome shotgun sequence genome encodes:
- the LOC133716060 gene encoding RNA polymerase sigma factor sigD, chloroplastic yields MDMAPNTKYLQNTTSLGHSSLITLLLCCMAITTGICSSPNQPPTLPTLSLSNISPLKTHLPFPSSKFGANLVSNDALVNGAAAEAVALAHAVAEVARDAAAVREGISEVWSCNESGNESGGGLMARRKKRRRRRKGLECFDDEERKREIEDERVSFGVVRYGYLSPREEAECCQSLKEGATLESERTRVTEAQEHEPTSKQLANVMRVKMRSIDKVIRNRRESQERIIKSYRGLVVSVASSYQGKGLSLEDLIQEGSIGLLRGVEKFDPERGFKLSTYVYWWIRQAIIRAIEKKSRIIRLPGHICGVMAKITKAKNSFNQRFHRLPSHEEIAEMVNIQASTVRLVCERSRLPLSLDRVVTDQGCMALQDILRGPDEMMPETMLRKQLMKQEVEKLLKTLSDREANVLRLHFGLNGETPQSFEEIGRLLELSRERVRQINGIALSKLKQTSTLDNLKLYIV; encoded by the exons ATGGATATGGCACCAAACACAAAATATCTCCAAAACACAACTTCCTTGGGACACAGTTCACTCATCACTCTTCTACTCTGCTGTATGGCCATCACCACTGGCATATGTTCATCACCAAACCAACCTCCAACTCTCCCCACACTTTCACTCTCAAACATCTCACCACTCAAAACCCACTTGCCTTTTCCCTCCTCCAAATTTGGCGCCAACTTAGTCTCCAACGATGCATTGGTCAATGGAGCTGCCGCGGAGGCAGTGGCGCTGGCACACGCTGTGGCAGAGGTGGCCAGAGATGCCGCGGCCGTGAGGGAAGGGATTAGTGAGGTTTGGAGTTGCAATGAGAGTGGGAATGAGAGTGGTGGTGGATTGATggcgaggaggaagaagaggaggagaaggaggaaaGGGTTGGAGTGTTTTGATGATGAGGAGAGGAAGAGGGAGATTGAAGATGAGAGGGTTTCATTTGGGGTTGTGAGATATGGTTATCTGAGCCCAAGAGAGGAGGCAGAGTGCTGTCAGAGTCTCAAG GAGGGAGCAACACTAGAATCTGAAAGAACAAGAGTCACAGAAGCTCAAGAGCATGAGCCAACTTCGAAACAGCTGGCAAATGTGATGAGGGTGAAGATGAGAAGTATAGATAAGGTTATCCGTAACAGAAGAGAGTCACAAGAAAGGATCATCAAGAGCTATCGAGGACTTGTTGTTTCTGTTGCCAGCAGTTATCAAGGGAAAGGATTAAGCTTGGAGGACCTCATTCAG GAAGGGAGCATTGGACTTCTTCGAGGGGTAGAGAAGTTTGATCCTGAGAGAGGATTTAAATTATCAACATATGTGTATTGGTGGATTAGACAAGCTATCATCAGAGCCATAGAAAAGAAGTCTAGAATAATCAGATTACCA GGACACATTTGTGGAGTGATGGCAAAAATCACAAAAGCTAAAAATTCCTTCAACCAAAGATTTCACCGGCTGCCTAGTCACGAAGAAATTGCTGAAATGGTAAATATTCAAGCCTCAACTGTAAGACTTGTTTGTGAGAGGAGCAGACTCCCTCTTTCATTGGATCGAGTGGTGACTGATCAAGGTTGCATGGCACTCCAG GATATCCTAAGAGGGCCGGATGAGATGATGCCAGAAACGATGCTTAGAAAACAGCTAATGAAGCAAGAGGTGGAGAAGCTTCTAAAGACGTTGAGTGATAGAGAAGCAAATGTATTGAGATTACACTTTGGACTAAATGGAGAGACCCCTCAGTCCTTTGAGGAGATAGGAAGATTGTTAGAACTTTCAAGGGAGAGGGTTCGACAGATCAACGGCATTGCATTATCAAAATTAAAGCAGACAAGTACTTTGGACAATCTAAAATTGTATATTGTAtag